The proteins below are encoded in one region of Kazachstania africana CBS 2517 chromosome 6, complete genome:
- the KAFR0F00100 gene encoding uncharacterized protein, producing MDPMRKRDSTFIVISSLAVFTIAIASVRCAFVTMGKIVLQTSMTKLADKFGTRREATWAVAAGGATNILDLVKHCTTASGQPVDGVECASSVLTSVVAFGFAVAKRLDTGAWWKRDLSWATMSDDLVMHINSMANQTGLIDLTLTPAGLALLGPSVADLANNVGMTSDIPMTKRDLGDEWLLEGTIVHTSGNQTIYNFLQTNFTHAYITSMPESGFQKRNGFNGYTNTEGHEIFVQSESEGTVAY from the coding sequence atgGACCCAATGAGAAAACGAGACTCCACCTTCATCGTCATTTCATCACTGGCAGTATTTACTATTGCCATTGCCTCAGTTAGGTGTGCCTTTGTGACTATGGGCAAGATCGTACTGCAAACTTCAATGACTAAGTTAGCTGATAAGTTTGGTACAAGGAGAGAGGCTACTTGGGCAGTAGCAGCGGGAGGAGCGACCAACATACTAGATTTGGTTAAGCACTGTACTACAGCCTCAGGACAGCCGGTGGATGGTGTTGAATGCGCTTCATCGGTCTTAACTTCGGTGGTTGCCTTTGGCTTTGCCGTAGCGAAGAGGTTAGATACGGGTGCATGGTGGAAGAGGGACCTTAGTTGGGCCACAATGAGTGACGACCTCGTGATGCACATCAACAGCATGGCGAATCAGACCGGGCTCATCGATCTGACGTTAACGCCTGCAGGACTAGCTCTACTAGGGCCATCAGTTGCAGATTTAGCAAATAATGTAGGTATGACGAGCGACATTCCAATGACTAAAAGAGATTTGGGAGATGAATGGTTACTGGAGGGTACTATAGTCCACACTTCAGGCAATCAAACCATCTATAATTTTCTACAAACCAACTTTACGCATGCATACATCACAAGTATGCCGGAAAGCGGCTTCCAGAAACGTAACGGATTCAACGGCTACACAAACACTGAAGGCCACGAAATATTCGTGCAGTCTGAAAGTGAGGGGACTGTTGCATACT
- the KAFR0F00105 gene encoding uncharacterized protein → MTNLLSIYVGWHYAGTPNGTLEGEDPTALRKDGLGTVESTNDLYDVSCVTDWLFDHYSQPESGKWYPIDNSLTKRDLTQPSIYLKHNETSEVYHLIFNPSSGSTGTLAIAPTNIAGNSTLAKRQDLPVYSPLCTGYIALDFCANQSKWGGFYTSGELENELNEIFANDVSGSWRADYYKMYTCEDTCDTQDWEVSFRLYYASVGQFLHWTKCDTGS, encoded by the coding sequence ATGACTAATTTATTATCGATTTACGTTGGCTGGCATTATGCAGGAACACCAAATGGAACTTTAGAAGGTGAAGATCCTACAGCGCTTCGAAAAGACGGCTTAGGCACTGTAGAAAGTACTAATGATTTGTATGACGTCTCTTGCGTTACGGATTGGTTATTTGATCACTATTCTCAACCAGAGTCCGGAAAATGGTACCCAATTGACAACTCATTGACCAAAAGAGATTTGACTCAACCctcaatttatttgaaacatAACGAAACCTCTGAAGTGTATCACTTGATCTTTAATCCTTCATCTGGATCAACAGGAACATTGGCGATTGCACCAACAAACATCGCAGGAAACTCGACATTAGCAAAACGCCAAGATCTTCCAGTGTATTCTCCATTGTGTACTGGATACATTGCTCTCGATTTCTGTGCCAACCAGAGTAAATGGGGAGGCTTCTATACCAGTGGAgaacttgaaaatgaaCTAAATGAGATTTTCGCAAATGATGTTAGTGGTTCATGGAGAGCAGATTATTACAAGATGTATACTTGCGAAGATACTTGTGATACGCAAGATTGGGAAGTCTCCTTTAGACTTTACTATGCTAGTGTAGGTCAATTCTTACATTGGACAAAATGTGATACCGGTTCTTAG
- the KAFR0F00110 gene encoding uncharacterized protein, translating to MCETNSAHVGMTIDFHSDFHNYGDCIIDDTKATTSGALTFFSDTWENYGNLWFSGKLTPIRPSTPLKISSKDIDNSGLISVTQSSSGGDATFYFGSSSSSSLKNSGTICANNVTVYPENTIQGNGCITLNSKATLHLADIKSHSLANQVIYMSSSTAKIYVTHQAATASLTVRGFGGGNTIGLSTGITSYTYSTSTGILQLKSTPLLSSTFTINIDTGTGYDMNHFSTSSSDTLLGKK from the coding sequence ATGTGTGAAACCAATAGCGCCCATGTTGGAATGACTATCGATTTCCATAGTGACTTTCATAATTATGGTGACTGTATTATCGATGATACAAAAGCTACGACAAGTGGCGCCCTGACTTTCTTCAGTGATACTTGGGAAAACTACGGGAATCTGTGGTTTTCTGGAAAGCTTACTCCTATTCGTCCTTCCACGCCTTTAAAAATCTCGAGCAAAGATATAGATAATAGTGGACTCATATCAGTAACACAGAGTAGTAGTGGTGGTGATGCTACCTTCTATTTTGGATCTTCGTCGTCTTCAAGTTTAAAAAACAGTGGAACTATTTGTGCGAATAACGTTACAGTTTATCCAGAGAATACCATACAAGGAAATGGTTGTATCACGCTTAATAGCAAGGCTACACTACATCTAGCTGATATCAAATCACATTCTTTGGCAAATCAAGTAATATACATGAGCTCCTCCACAGCTAAAATATACGTTACACATCAGGCTGCGACTGCTAGTTTAACTGTCCGAGGCTTTGGTGGTGGGAACACCATTGGGCTGAGTACAGGCATCACGTCATATACATATTCTACGTCTACTGGTATTCTACAGCTTAAATCAACACCACTACTCTCTAGCACATTCACTATTAATATAGACACTGGTACAGGATACGATATGAATCACTTTTCAACATCTTCCAGTGACACACTTTTAggtaaaaaataa
- the KAFR0F00115 gene encoding uncharacterized protein, giving the protein MFFSLWLFYGYFICGVHAISTERASMESSVHLPPMLSIEVGNSNISLVHYFENDSVALEKRTDVKDCLNTVWKGATWAVNNIEKITQWIRQLKVLADEINDYSIKKQCGLMIGTSGEMKYAYSTTSKNCDTTAEKDTIQGALDKAFEKYIVNNLNAVWCMELSHGGSWKGYALVGHGESWPSYIWCGSGNKNTCASGGKNDVIKRELDGHDSVYISGNYTAYVYSDGMLLHNEEK; this is encoded by the coding sequence ATGTTTTTCTCCCTTTGGTTATTTTACGGTTATTTTATTTGTGGTGTGCACGCTATTTCAACCGAAAGGGCTTCAATGGAAAGCTCAGTTCACCTGCCCCCAATGCTGAGCATTGAAGTaggaaattcaaatatatctcttgttcattattttgagaACGATTCAGTGGCATTGGAAAAACGTACCGATGTAAAAGATTGTTTGAATACAGTCTGGAAGGGAGCAACTTGGGCagtaaataatattgaaaagattacTCAATGGATACGTCAGCTCAAGGTCCTAGCTGACGAGATTAATGATTATTCTATTAAGAAACAGTGTGGTTTAATGATTGGAACAAGTGGTGAGATGAAATACGCGTACTCAACGACCAGTAAAAATTGTGATACTACCGCAGAAAAGGATACTATTCAAGGAGCACTTGACAaagcatttgaaaaatacatTGTAAATAATCTTAATGCTGTTTGGTGTATGGAGCTCTCACATGGTGGCAGCTGGAAGGGGTATGCACTCGTTGGACATGGTGAAAGCTGGCCGTCCTATATATGGTGTGGTTCTGGAAACAAGAACACATGCGCCTCAGGTGGAAAAAATGATGTAATCAAAAGAGAGTTGGACGGACATGATTCGGTTTACATTAGCGGTAACTACACCGCCTATGTGTATAGTGACGGTATGTTACTTCACAACGAAGAGAAGTAG